The DNA window GGAATTTTCCAACCACTTTTTCTATCCAGTTCTTGTGATTAgtgtgctgtttttaaaaaaaaaaaagtctccagatTTCATTCCCACATTCTTGTAAATATCTTCATTAGGACCTTCAAGAAAGAAAGTTGTGAGCTAGTTGCAGGAAAGTAACAATTTTAACTTGATGTAGTTAATTTGGAGTCTTCAAAATAACTCAGACCCAGTCCTTAATGGCCGATGATACTACTACTGGGAACAGAAAGATCACACAGTACAGGGTGACTGAATTACTCAGTAAGGTGGTACAGACAAATATGAAGTCCTTGGCACAAAACAGGTAAGAATCTATGAATATTCCTGAGCTGAAGCTACAGATTTTACAGTCCAAATCCTCAGATGGGCCCCTAACTTTAACACCTCCATTGGATAGGGCATCTGTGGGGAACATGTAATCTCTGGATCCAAACAGCAGGAACCCCTATTAAAACTAAAGAGCCAGGGCCATTAGTTAGAGGCAATAGCAGACTCGAAAGTCTGGTCTGGCCACTAGAGCAGGACAGTAATCTATTGCAGAAGCTTGAATAGCTGCTTTGATTCCAATATTTGGGGCCTGGAATAATTTAAGTTAGACATATCATCTTTGGCAGTATTTCATAACATAATCCAGTTGAAGAGGATAGCTGATTTGTATGATAGTGCAGGACTCCTAAAGCATTAGAAATCCACAGCCTCTCAGTTAAGAACTATTTCTGATATACCATAGCTCACCAAGATTTCATGTTATATAGCTCCTTAGTAAGAGGCAGGCAAATTAAGCCAGATGCCTACCGTTTACAGCAACAGAAGATAGACACAGGACTCTCCTCTTCTAATTTGTATCTGCCTGAGTTTGGTAGGTCTTTACACTGCGATATAAAGTCATGGAGTTCCGTCTCTGGAAAGCCGTCTTGCTGGTAATGCTGAAGATTAGTCACAATACAAAGCTGAATTGTTGTATATAGTCTTGCTAAGATTTAAATCCTTCCCCTCAACACACAATTGTGTAAAAACTGGATTTAGAAGACTGGACATTCTGAAGTGCAGTAGACACTGTACAGAAATATTCTGATAGATTTTAATCCTTTAAAGTGAAAGTTGGGGATAGGAAGGCAGATTGGTTTTGTCAAAACTAGGGCAAGGTGGGAAGAGAATCTGTTAAACAATTCTCATTAATATTTTAGTCACTCTTCCTTAAGTTAGTGATCAAAGATGTCTCGAAACTAACATTTTAGGAGAGAAAGTTCTAAATTTGTACATGAATTTAGAGcatattacctcatctacctcAGTGCCTTGCAATACATTGTAAAGTCTGGATGCACAATAACCAAACCATTATGCTTGTTCCCTAGCCAGTGAGATCAACTAGCAATACTGTAGCTGCTGAAAGTTAGCGCTTCCAGTAGAAAAGTTTCTGTAAATTTTTATTCATATTTCAACTTTAATTACCAGATAGGTACATGTACTGGCAACAGCACTGAATTCTGTGGGTTTTGTATTAATATCACAATTGAACATGCAAACCATTCTtgcatttttcttctgaaatAGAGAAGAAAAAAGACCATGCCTACCTTAATTGTTTCATATGTATCTGTGATCAGTGCAATGAAGAGACTTAGCACCATATAGATGAACAGGCTGATGAAGGAGTAGAGGTAAAGCCGACTAAATAACCAAACCAAGTAACTTTTCTGCTGCATTTTTGCAAATGTGGCAAACATGTCATCTCCATTTATCAGTGAGAAAAGGCATTCTGAAACCATGTTCAGAGACCGGAACTAGAGGAGAAggggaaaccaaaccaaacaaacatttAGTACCGAGTTACTGTTTGcttcagtcttgattttaaaataagtgAAGAGCTGTTGAATGTTGATGCCTCAGCTGTCCTAGACTCTTTACAAGAAGCATGAGGCACTGTACCCAATCAATCCTGTAACCCAGTCAACTCTTCCTTGTTTAGAGACCTGTAGAGCAAAAGGTAGCTACAGGCAGGTCCTGGCATAGCAGGGAGAGAATACAGGATATAGCATTGCAAACAGATACGACAACATGCACTGGTAGAATATCTCTAGATAGATGTTTAGTTGTCTTCAACACAGATTCAGATTGGTTCAGCTGTGAACTAATAGCAAGACATGCTGACTTTGGTGCCTTAGTTCTTAtccctttaagaaaaaaaatctgaaaaatttgAAAATGGAAGTTAGTCTTGCACAAGACCAAGTTATTTCTCAAAACATTGCATAGACAGCCCCAGCTTGTGATTAGGAATCAGTCTGGCCATACTTCTGACTCAGGACTCATAATAGTGAAGAGAAAAGTGATCAAGACAACATTGTACTTGGTCAACCTTCAAAACTATGATAAGTAAGGCTTTACATTCTTAAAGACTTTCATCTTAGAGAAAGCCTTGAAATTGTGATGCTTAGCGGTAATTTATAATTTAGAAACTTATTTGGAATTAATTCTATTCATTCAGTTTAATAAGTGGCTTTCAAATTTTTTGTATTCATGATACCTTTCTCACACACTGAGTAtgaccccccccaataaattaaaagtGGGGGGGCAATTTGTTGGGGGCTTGGGTTGTCAGCCCCACAGAGCTGCCAGCTTGCAACCCCCATGTAATCACATTGCAACCCCAAGCGATCACAACCTccggtttgagaacccctggtttaattCGTTCAGTTTAAAGACCTTAAATATTACATTACCTTAACATGATATGGCCCCAGCACAATCCATCCACAGAAACAATAGCCCAGATAGATCATAACAGCACAACAGCAGAATCTAATGACATTGGGCAATGCTGACCGTAGTGTCAGAATAAGCAGCTGCAGAAACCAATATTAATAGTTAGAATCCTGCCAGATATTTGTTACAGTTGTGTGGtaacaacaaataaaataaataccaaCAGCATGGAGATCCCAGGAGatccttacattatacttctgaAAGAAACCTAGGTATCGAATAACTCCAAGCCACACAAGCATGGTGGAAGTTCCTAGGAGGATACTACAGACATCATAACTTGTCAGACTCTGTATATATAAAACGAACAGGAAAGAACAAAGTGTTAAAACCATACAGTGGACTAGAAGTCTCCCTTTTTGTGCTAGCCTATGATTTAGTCATTGCTACAACAATTTGCCAAGAAACACTTAATTTTCCTTGAAAGCCTCTATCTCCCATTCCAATACTGACCAAAACCAATTCTGTTTAGTGGGCAAAACTCTGCTAGATTATATAGATGCAAGCAAGAAATGagaaagtatttaaataaatgtagtGCATCTCACATGTGACTAATAGACAATATAGCCATCATGTCCAAGAAATGTATTTTCCTGCCTAAGCAAAATAGATCTTTATGTAAGAGGAAGAATCAGGTCTAACCAACAAGTAGCTCAGACAAGTGCCACAGTTCTAGGAAGTTACCAAGGAGAAAGATACTTCAGTTTTTAGAAGCTAAATGATCACAGAACTAGATTTCATTTGTGTTCCACTGGTTTTCCATTCTGTCAGCACCTACGCACATTGGTCTACTTTCATCCAACTTAATACATTCATCAGCCTGTTTTTAACTGCAGTTCTATTTTGAAAGGCAACAATGCAAAAATATGGGGGACAGCtcgctcagtggtttaagcattggcctgctaaacccagggttgtgagttcaatccttgagggggccatttagggatctgaggcaaaaatctgtctgtgaatcggtcctgcgttgagcagggggttggactagatgacctcctaaggtcccttccaaccctgatattctatgtttaaGCATCAGATCTGAGTAAGAACACAACAGCTCACTTTAGTGACAGAaggttttcaagtttttttttttttttttttttttaaagatattcctGTTAAACCTGCAGAACCAGTAGGGCAAACAGTTGGGTGGACTCCATTCCTTCTTGTGTTATCTATCAGCTACTTCATTTGTTAAGCTGCACTCCTCTTCAGCAAGTTTGCATAAATGTAGCTAAGGGTTGCACAAGGTGTAATTTAGCTGGCAGAACTTTCAGACAGTGTACAACAAGGAAGAGATGTTTATTCAGATCCTAGGTTAAATTTGCAGGACTTGCAATGAGATGCCTCTGCTTTACTTCTGAGCTGATTACATAGGATATCGAGTCTTAGAAAGATGAACCCCACAATCCTAGTTTTTACCAAAACTGTTTAATAAGAAAACAGCACAGTAGATGAAATCTTGCAATCAGATATATTCCTTCTTGCTCTCGTACCTGGATTTCCCCAGACCATAAATCAAttattcatttttgtatttacttcttaccttccttttatttttaagaatgCAGCCTATAGCTCCTATAATTGGTAGTTGGGTACTTTGCAAGGATAATTTAAAAACAGTAATCAGCACCACCAACTGGTTCTTCAGAATTATTCTTTGGTCAACTTGGATTAAATCTTACAGGCATGCTGCAAAGCTAATCTGCTGGAGTTTTGGGGGCAAGTAGCATTAGGTTAAGGTTAGGGTATTTCAGGAGAGAATATTTATGCAGTTCTTGGTTGATTCTTATTGGACATGGGTTATAAAAAAATTACtgcatttttgtataattttAGAAATTGAGCACCTAGACTCTGGGATAGGTACTTCTATAAGAGAAGAAAATATTAACAAGTAAATATCAACTTTGGCTAGTCCATTAAGATtaacttcacccaccttgtctctctaacttctgttagaattatttttaatatggaaGCAAGTAGTTTCAGATATAAATAGCAATACCGTGGTCCAAAAAGCTTAAGTGGTAGCACCAGAACTGGTTAGAGAAGGTATCAAGGTAGCAGAGACTGTACACATCTAACTCTGAATGTGAGAGGGTGCAAGTCTATTTTGTCATCATGTACTGTAGCAGAGATGTTCCCATTACTGGAAATTTTCAGAACTCTTGCAGACTGAAGGTTAAGCAGGCATCAGCCTGGCAGTTGCTGGAGATTTCACTGCAACTCCAGCTCCCAGAGATATTTGAGAACTACCTCCTTTCCTCAAGCCAGTTGTAGGTACTGTACAATGGTGCACAGAAATTTACACACACTTCTAAACTGAAAAGCCACATCTATATCTCTATCTAGTACAGCTGGCACTACatgggaggaggaaaagggaaaGCAGATAGGGTTAAACTTCTTAAGAGTGAAGAGAATAGGCAGATGGGTGTCTAAGGCTATTCAGGGTTCTAAACTCTAATGACCAGTCACTGCTCACCTGAAGTGAAATGCCTAACAAAGAAGTTTGTTTTTGGTCCCCACTAGTTGGAAACTTAAGGGGGTATTGCGCTTGGCTATACTCAAGAATTCAGACTGGGATGGAATTTCAAAAACAGTTTTGCTTCTACCTAGTAGGTGAACATCTTACCTTAGCTTGTATTTCCATTTTTAGTGTGGAGCCAACAATAGTTAAGACATCACTAACAATAATCAGGATGTACCACCCATTGACAAATTCCATTTGATCTGTGAAAGATACTTCTTTCTTATGATGATGTCGGAAAAAACTTACAAATtcctagaggggaaaaaaaggaaaggcAGCTACAGTCAAACTAAATTTAAACAGCTCAAAAGCATTCCTTAGGATAAGTTATACCCACCCTTTGGAGCCGAAATCCTTTAATGACTGATCGTGTGCAGAGGATCAACGAGGCTAAACAAGTCAATATGACAAAGGCATCAAAGATCATCATGTAATGAGTATTCTTTTgtactgcaaaaaacaaaaaacccaaaacatgttTATAATTGTGCACAAACACAATGGATTTTGCCTGTCTAAGAGTATCCATTTAACTCAAGTCTGAATCACTATGTATATCCAGTTTGGATTAAGATAATTTAGAGTTTCACCCATTAAAGCTTAGAGATATAGGAGCATGAAGTTGATGAGCATCTCAGTATGATAGATCAACACTCACCAAGTTGTAGGCTTAAACAAACCAGTATATTGCACTTATGCCCAAGACAAGGCAAGCCATCTGGCAAGTTATTTCAGTATTAATGTATCTCCTGCCTCCCTGTGCAAAGACGACATGCAAATTCAGATTCAAGAGGAAACAGCTTTCAGCTTTGGTTAGAATATTTTTAGTTCTTTACTGGCATTCTTGAACAAGTTGTACAGATAGCACGTTTTACTGACCTTGTCAGTGCTTGAAGGCATGAGACAGTCATGTGAATACTATTTGCATCTTGGAGCAAATACATAGTTGCTAACATGGTAGAATTACatttttctgttgtgtatttgcaACTTAGATTTATACAGATCTAAAAGACAGCTGTATAGACAGTCATGCATTACACTGACTGCAAATATTAACAGTATTAAACTTTGACTAGTACTTCTCATTTAGAAGACCTATAACTACTCCATGGGTTTCCTAGATCACAAGCCAACATGATTTTACAGTATCTTCTTGAAAATGAGCAGTTGTCTTAAAATAACCCCATGTCATCATAATAGAGGCGTCTCCAGTGTCCCATGGGAGCACGAGATACTGTTCCTCATTTTACAGCGACAGGAATGGAAGCCTTTAAATAAATAGACATTCAGTGTCAGTCAGAAACTGATCCCAGATCTTCTCAGTTCCAGTCCAGTGTCTTAtccactgaaccatccttcctgtcCCAGAGCAATGCAGGTAACTGGTACACAGCTGCACAGGCAGTCAAGACCCAAGTAGTACAAGTTGTGCTGAACAATTACTCTAACCAATGTTGCTTTTAATAAAAAGTGTATATTAAGAATGAGACACAATCAAGACATTTAGGCAGACGAAGGTTTGCACCAGAACTATGTTAAAGGGTTAAGACATTTTATACAAGAGTTTTCCTATAAAACTAATATATTTGAAGCCAGATAACCATCAGAAAAGGATTAAAGTTCCAGTACTAAAAACAGGATGCTTGCTTTAGACAACCCTTATCTCCCACAAAAGGTATTCTAGTGATTACATTGGTCTCTAAAAATCATTGTAACACACAAAAGACTCTACAACTGCTTATTAATCCAAGCAGGTTTTGAAACAAGCAAGCTATCAATCTAAAAATAGGGTGCTGAAGTGCTATCTGACCTCAAGATGGTACCTGCTGCACCATTCCACAAAAGATACATGTTGACCTTTTGTATATCCAAAAATCTCTGCCATATATGTAGCTATGTGCTCACATTTGAGCAATTTTTGCAACTTAATTCAAATggataaaaaaaattgtgtttggggttggttttttttgggctGTACTTGTAAAACAAATAGACTTGACTAGTATGTTTCACCACTGATTTGAGATTAAGTTACAAAAGAATCTCTTGGATTGACCTGTAAAAATGTTAGTGCGAGGCACATTTTAAACAGGGCACCACATCCTAATATAGATCATCACACAAGTCTGATATAAAGCACTTTCTTTCAGCACTGCATGATCCATTTGGGCTAGCATGCCATCTAGTGAACAGTTGGTGAAACGCAGCTAATAGGGCTAATTGAAGCAAGGAAAAAACGTGAAAACAAAAAGGTTTCACAAACAGAATATTTTGAAAACTACTGTGTTTCATTGTCCTCTCCACTCCTCCTTTTCCACTGAATGCAATAGATTGAGGGCCAGGATGGGTCTTTTCTTTCCCctgcccctttaaaaaaaaaactccctCCGCCTCCCAAATTTTTCCTTTTGTCACtgactttttttggggggtgggggtccaaAAATTTCTAAAGTTAAAGTGGAAAAGTAAAAACCTGGATCTCATTCACCCTACTGGGGCACTTAGTGGCAAAAAGCCATTTATGAACAGTTTCTGGTTTAAAGAAAGGCTATTTCTGATCAAAGTGTCAAACAAagtgttttgaccagctctaatatctACTATTCTTAAATTGGTTTGAAATAGTCATTAAGTTCCAACATGCGGTACCTGCTGTacaagacaatccctgccccaactgGTTTATAATGCAAGTAAGTACTTAAGATACTTGTTAGGTACCGTTGGTATGAATCACATCACAACTTGATTTCAAATTAAATCAAATCCTTGGTACAGTCAGTTACACATGCTAACATTTAGATATATTTCTAGCCACTCCATATTAATACAGGTGAGGAAACTTACTGGATACAGCCTTTGCACATGTTAGAATAAAAAAGTGAATTATGTAAGAACCAGCTTTACTTTTCCACCACCATCATTCAGCTTTGGCAGACTTATATAGTGCTAGCCTTTTTGTACTAAAAAGTCCATAAAAACAATCCAACTCCGTATGGTCAATgatacatctagcccagtatcttatcttccaacagtggccagtgccagatggttcattgggaatgaacagaacagggcaattgtaAAGTGACCCATCCTGTCTTCTAGTccaagcatctggcagtcagaggcttaggaacacccagagcatgggactgcatccttgaccatcctggctaataagtTCAttgaggataagtccatcaatggctatcaaattattttttgaaccctattgTAGTTTTAGCCCTCAATATGACagggcaacaagttccacaggttgactgtgttgtgtgaagtacttccttttgttttaaacctgctgcctattaatttcacttggtgacccttGGGTCTTGTGTTATGCAAATAGGATAAACACTTCCTtaatcactttctccacaccattcatgattttatagactatcattcatctcttttctaaactgaacagtcccagtctttttaatctcttctcagatGAGAGCTGTTCactacccttaatcatttttgttgtcgtTCTCAGTACCTTTTCCCATTTCTAATACATTTTTTGAGAAGAGGCatctagaattgcatgcagtattcaaagtgtgggcataccatgtatttatacagtggcactgatttttttcttctattattatatatccctttcctaatgtttcctAGGATTCTTAGCTTTATTGACCACTGCAGCATGTTGTGGATAGTGGTATGACGATGCCTGCTCAATTactaagatctttcttgagtgcgGGGTGGAGGTCTAAATTTTCTTTTACATCACTTGTGTCTGTTTggcattatgttttccaatatgcatttatcaacacaatttcatctgccattttgttgcccagagaTTTTgagagattcctttgtaactcttcgcagtcagctttgcatttaactatcttgagtaaattttgtattgtctgcaagctttgctacctcactgttgaaccctttttccagatcatttataagcATGTTGAACAACACTCATCCccatacagatccttggggggcaccactacttacctctctccagtctCAAAATAGACCATTTATTTTCATCCCTTGTTTCCTGCTTTACATAACTCCCCATATTAGTTGGCAAGTTGAAAATGAAAGAGGATGAGAAGATGGAACAAAACCCCATCCAGAGTGGATGAATTCTGTATCAACATGACGAGTTCAAAACATTTTATGGATGCCTTAAAGTATTTTAACTTAGTGGTTACTTACTTGATCCAGAAACATGCCAGTCTCTACATTCCCTGATGGCAATATCATTGTCCAGACTTATTTTAATTCTTCCACTATGTGCTTTGTTATCAAACACTATCTGTGTGAAGAACAGAGATTTTGTATAAAGTTACAGGTGCTTATATATAAAATTTTTAAGCTTTATATTTCATAACAATGACCCATAATATTCTTAGGAGGAAAATTAGGAAGCTTGGAAATTTCCAACTAAGATAATACATATTTACATACATAAATTTGACTAACAGAAAAAAGGTACAGTCTGATTTAGTTATTTGCTATAATTACTCTGTTCTATTTGTTGGAATATAAATTAAATCAATAATTTAAATTACAATCCCATTCTAGTCTGAACTTCACAACCATTCTTAGAAGGCTCTCTTTAGAGAGAAgagaaagtttttttgttttttttttaaactatacttGTGCGCTCAAAGGCGGAGGTTTAAATTTCTTATAGTTGCTGTCTGGTAGCATTTGGTTAATGGTTTAAGAGGAGAGCCTATCAACAAAGGTTGGCAAAATGTCTTGTGGCTCCCAAAGCACCAACCTTCGACTATTTATAGGCTACTGTAAGCTATAGCAGCCCCCTCGACCCACTCACCATGATAACTGAGCCCTGGTGCGCAACCATGTTTGAATATATATGTAATGTATAGTACACCCCCTATGAAGGTATCAACATATGCAAGAATTCTTACTATGGTGAATACAAAATATACTGAAGTATTCACTTACTGCCAAAGTAAAGTCATAACAGTCCGGGAGTTCATGGTGACGAACTGTCTGGAGATTGATTGCTTTCAGTTTAAAGGTAAGCTGTACTGTTACAAGTCTGGAAGGCAAGTTTGAATTAGCTTTTCATAGTActagaatcacacacacacacacacacacacacactcattccaCCTCACCTATGGAAGTCCAGAGTGAAATTGAACTTGTGCTTTCCCAGTGTTCTGTTTTCCAAAGGCATCATTGGCTCAACATAGAAACATTCTGCCATGAAGAAAGAGGCACAAACACTAGATGGATTCAGTATCGGTTTGAAACAAATTCACTACCAACCCCCCAGCGGGCATAAAAGCTATTGACTAAAGTCAAAATAGCACTCTCTCTCAAATAGATCAGTCATTTTAGAGATCAGTTTGCAAGATTATAGACTTTCTTGCACTCCAGCTCAATTCATTCTTGACCCAAGGCACACTTGAAGAATTAACATTAGTTGTttacttccttacctcacagggatgttgtgatggtAAATGGATTAGTAAATGCATTAATAAATGCAAGAGGCTTCATAATATGGTGATGGATGCTATAGAAAAGCCTCTAAGTCAGTCAAAATACCAATAGCATTGGCTAAAGCTAGTGCTACTTCCCTCAACATAAGGGCATTAGAATTGCAAGTAATTTAAAAAGTTACAAAGCTTTACACGTTTCACAAATGTTAGGTTACAATAAGAGTTTAAAgacagactacatgatcacaaaaATCTAGAACAGATTATGCTGGAAGAGAAACATTTGTAGATTCCATGACCGTTTAATACAACTATAAAATACTGATTAGGTTTGAGGAAAAATTGAAAACCAAAAAGTTTACTGAGTATAAATAAAGAGTTCAGACAAGATAAGGTAGGTGTGTCACCAGTTTCAATGTTGGGGTCAATATCAAAGGTGTCATTTCCAGGACAGATGCTTCCTCGCTTGTAGAACTGTTGACAGATTGCCATAGCTGTTTCTTCTGCTTCTCTCCTCTCATAAGCATGATTTCCAACAGATATGTTGCGCAGCTGTAAGTACTAAGTCAGAACAATAAGAGTCAAACTGAATTAGATGTCAAGTCACGCCTAGGCTGCTACATCTGAAAAAGTCAGTCAGTATTCGTTTGAATGTAGACTATAaccattttattgtttaaaaaaaaagtcacctatACACCACACTCCTCCGCTGGACTTGTCCACTAACTTCAAGAGAGTTTTGCTTGGACAAAGTTCCAGATTAGATCCTAAACAAACAAGTAgcattttctgttaaagttctCTCTTTACAAATCCCTAGGATGACCctaattcattatttttaaagcacttgGAAATCCTTGCATTAAAGCCATTAGACATGAAAAGCATACTGATAAGACTTGGGAGGCAACAGCCTCAAAACGTTTAACACTGGGGCATGAAGATCACTAGTACCAGATTTTTCCAAGTAGTCACTCAAGGCCTTCATCTGTCAATCTGATTCAGGATTTATCCCAGGCATATGGCAATATTGTAGTTTGTTGCTTAGTCAAAATTGACATAAAAATTAGCCATTTGGTTTGACAGTAGTATTTCATTTGATCCTAGAGGTACAGTGCACAGATCCTCTCGCGTGAGGTGGTGATGCTACAAAAAGCAGCCACACTAGCACATTCTGGCCATAGACCTAGCATATCTGACTCTGGAAAAGTTACTCAACATACAGGACCCTGGGATGCCCTAGAGTAGCCAGAGCAGTTCTTATaccatgtttcagagtagcagccgtgttagtctgtatccgcaaaaagaacaggagtacttgtggcaccttaaagactaacaaatttattttagcatgagctttcgtgagctgcagctcacttcttcggatgcatagaatggaacacacagacaggagatatttatacatacagagaacatgaaaaggtggaagtatgcataacaggaaaagtctaatcaattgagatgagctatcagcaggaggaaaaaaaattttgaagtgataattaagatggcccatagaaggtgtgaggagaacttaacatagggaaatagattcaattagtgtaatgacccaaccattcccagttggtttaggccagagttaattgtatctaatttgcatattacttcaagttcagcagtttctctttggagtctgtttctgaagtttacAAGAtcttatgcatacttccaccttttcatgttctctgtatgtataaatatctcctgtctgtgtgttccattctatgcatccgaagaagtgagctgtagctcacgaaagctcatgctaaaataaattggttagtctttaaggtgccacaagtactcctgttcttatacCATGCTTTTCCCTGCTTCCAGCATAGGAGGGTGTGGCTGGGGTTTTTCCAATAGTCTTGCCAATACTCCGCTGCAACTTTGGCTTCTTGGCAGTTCATAGCAGACCAGGTTGTTCCCtcttcacacacacagagtttgtCTCCAGGTCTGTTTCCTGCAACTCTAGAAAAATTTTTTTCTATCTATGGCCCTtattcagaggtgaaagtaagacGGTCCGGTACAGTATgccgtaccggcaagagccagtatgccgtgctgGACTGCAGCGGCTTCCAtagcggggattgaaagggctctgggctgcccgccgctgcgggcagcccagagccctttcaatcccagccacatctctggcagctgggctggggctgggatttaaagggctcggggctcccctcagtggcaggagctttgggccctttaaattcctgccccagccccgcaaagctcagggttcccccGGCAGCAggtgccccgggccctttaatttgcccctgagccccgggggggctcccagccacctcttcagctgggagcccgtggttgatttaaaggccctggggctcccagccacagccggtgccccagggcctttaaatcttgaggccacgccccttctgaATGAGGCCACGcctccctcaggactccagcagtagcggtaagtcctgtaagttactttcacccctgcccttaTTACTGTAGTATCCAAGTGCCTCACAGTCCAACCTATATACTCtcacacacccctgtgaggtaggatgGGGAACGGAGGAAAATAGAGGCTTAATTACttgcccaggtcacacaggaagtttgtggcagagcagagagttGAACTCtactcccaagtcctaggctagctCCCTAGCCATGGCACTATCCTGACTTTTCTAGGCAGACAGTATCATGATAAGTTGTCCCCTTGAATCTTAAAATGACAGTCTTGTAAGATATTTAAGAAATAGGAGCATATCCCTCAAACAGTTGCCCAGAAGTTTGGAATGAGAGAATTGTTGTTCTTTGGCAG is part of the Mauremys mutica isolate MM-2020 ecotype Southern chromosome 8, ASM2049712v1, whole genome shotgun sequence genome and encodes:
- the MCOLN3 gene encoding mucolipin-3 isoform X5, producing the protein MEEKGTGADCEMQFFYCYPPKEMENAAVVVSSCSSHEDENLYSYKQHPSISQELLLEDQLRRKLKFFFMNPCEKFWARGRKPWKLGIQLLKIVMVTIQLVVFGLSNQMVVAFKEENTVAFKHLFLKGYTERLDDTYAVYTQTDVYDQIFFAINQYLQLRNISVGNHAYERREAEETAMAICQQFYKRGSICPGNDTFDIDPNIETECFYVEPMMPLENRTLGKHKFNFTLDFHRLVTVQLTFKLKAINLQTVRHHELPDCYDFTLAIVFDNKAHSGRIKISLDNDIAIRECRDWHVSGSIQKNTHYMMIFDAFVILTCLASLILCTRSVIKGFRLQREFVSFFRHHHKKEVSFTDQMEFVNGWYILIIVSDVLTIVGSTLKMEIQAKSLTSYDVCSILLGTSTMLVWLGVIRYLGFFQKYNVRISWDLHALLILTLRSALPNVIRFCCCAVMIYLGYCFCGWIVLGPYHVKFRSLNMVSECLFSLINGDDMFATFAKMQQKSYLVWLFSRLYLYSFISLFIYMVLSLFIALITDTYETIKHYQQDGFPETELHDFISQCKDLPNSGRYKLEEESPVSIFCCCKRKVLK